In one window of Frigoriglobus tundricola DNA:
- a CDS encoding transposase family protein: MQFDEKWDFVGRKEKNCGPDETRRGDCWDHVALDPESRLVVSLLVGKRTEDATHALVRDFHRRTGGRVMRLMTSDEYPVYASAIRDTYGHLVTPPRTGRPGRPRKAHRVIPPEVTYATVHKERENNRVVAVSTRVVFGAVVAVTAALLASAVSTAVNTCFVERHNGTDRNRCSRKVRKSYGFSKDWDTHRAATAFSYFSYNFCWPVRTLRHKGADGRWHQRTPAMAAGLTDRVWALSEWLTLPAVQCR, translated from the coding sequence GTGCAGTTCGATGAGAAGTGGGATTTCGTGGGCCGTAAGGAGAAGAACTGCGGCCCCGACGAGACCCGGCGCGGGGACTGCTGGGACCACGTGGCCCTCGATCCCGAGAGCCGATTGGTCGTGAGCCTGTTGGTCGGTAAGCGGACCGAGGACGCGACCCACGCCCTGGTCCGTGACTTCCACCGGCGCACCGGGGGCCGAGTGATGCGGCTCATGACGTCCGACGAGTACCCGGTGTACGCCTCGGCGATCCGGGACACCTACGGGCACTTGGTGACCCCGCCGCGAACCGGGCGACCCGGTCGGCCGCGCAAGGCCCACCGGGTCATCCCGCCCGAGGTCACCTATGCGACCGTCCACAAGGAGCGGGAGAACAACCGGGTGGTGGCGGTGAGCACGCGGGTGGTGTTCGGGGCGGTGGTGGCGGTCACGGCCGCGCTACTCGCCTCGGCGGTGAGCACGGCGGTCAACACGTGCTTCGTGGAGCGACACAACGGGACGGACCGGAATCGGTGCAGCCGCAAGGTGCGCAAGAGCTATGGGTTCTCGAAGGACTGGGACACGCACCGTGCGGCCACCGCCTTCAGCTACTTCAGCTACAACTTCTGCTGGCCGGTCCGCACGCTCCGCCACAAGGGTGCCGACGGGCGCTGGCACCAGAGAACACCGGCAATGGCCGCGGGACTGACCGATCGGGTGTGGGCGCTATCCGAATGGTTGACCCTGCCAGCGGTGCAATGCAGGTAG
- a CDS encoding Uma2 family endonuclease gives MGIEATEAAQVVHDGSQSVGANANREAESLTIPPVTRARLIRHHRNLTGRYRDHADVFVAANHLIYPVEGDNKTRQAPDVFVAFGRPQIERGSYRVWEEGGTFPHVIFEVWSPGNRYADMQAKFSFYEKYGAEEYYIPYPEFPAHAEGYRRQEGALVRIEEMDGYVSPRLGVRFSLARGQLAVLDSAGHPMRTAAEIAAELDAAERHVQEQKERAEREQKKAEAETERAARLAAKLRELGVDPDVV, from the coding sequence ATGGGCATTGAGGCAACAGAAGCGGCTCAGGTCGTCCATGACGGATCTCAATCCGTGGGAGCAAATGCCAACCGAGAAGCGGAATCCCTTACCATACCTCCGGTAACTCGTGCAAGGCTAATAAGACACCACCGAAACCTGACCGGGCGTTACCGCGACCACGCGGACGTGTTCGTGGCGGCCAACCACCTCATCTATCCGGTCGAAGGCGACAACAAAACCCGACAGGCGCCGGACGTGTTCGTCGCGTTTGGTCGGCCGCAGATCGAGCGCGGGAGCTACCGCGTGTGGGAGGAGGGCGGCACCTTCCCGCACGTGATCTTCGAGGTGTGGTCGCCGGGGAACCGGTACGCCGACATGCAAGCGAAGTTCTCCTTCTACGAGAAGTACGGCGCGGAGGAGTACTACATCCCCTACCCCGAGTTCCCGGCGCACGCGGAGGGCTATCGCCGGCAAGAGGGCGCGCTCGTTCGGATCGAGGAGATGGACGGGTACGTCAGCCCGCGACTCGGGGTGCGGTTCTCGCTCGCGCGGGGGCAACTCGCCGTGCTCGATTCGGCCGGGCACCCGATGCGCACGGCCGCGGAGATCGCCGCCGAACTCGACGCGGCGGAGCGACACGTGCAGGAGCAGAAGGAGCGAGCGGAACGGGAGCAAAAGAAGGCCGAAGCCGAAACCGAGCGGGCCGCGCGCCTCGCGGCCAAGCTGCGCGAACTCGGCGTCGATCCCGATGTGGTTTGA
- a CDS encoding Hsp70 family protein, with the protein MSSRFVVGIDLGTTNSALAYVDTGAGKDAKVTPFPIPQVVTPGAVEERPLLPSFLYLPGDGEQPAGALKLPWDARRGAQGEPAGGSPSKDRDYCVGEFARAFGSQVPTRLVASAKSWLCHPNVDRKAPILPHRAPDTGARKVSPVDATTRYLKHIAEAWNYQIAKDVTANRLEAQDIVLTVPASFDAAARELTVEAARAAGFENLTLLEEPQAAFYAWLDRAGDDWRKQVSVGELVLVADVGGGTTDFTLIEVGEEAGNLALTRLAVGDHLLLGGDNMDLTLAHHAAQTLAAKGTKLDAGQMVQLTYACRNAKEELFARPKLQSAPVTVLGKGRSIVGGTIKHELTRADVEKVLVDGFFPDCPRDATPGAGRSSGLQELGLPYVADPGITRHLASFLARQAEALAGREPPAGSKKKKGAEGAGLPSAVLFNGGVFKGDVLRNRLLSVLGAWSKAAKTDATRELPGADLDLAVARGAAYYGLVKRGKGVRIRGGTARAYYIGVETNMPAVPGFAPPVKAICVAPFGMEEGTEADVPSYEVGVRVGTEAEFRFLGSTVRRDDASGTVVEEWEGQIDELSPVKTTLEAKGAAAGGQVVPVHLHSKVTAVGQLELWLQSRDGKQRWKLEFNVREGK; encoded by the coding sequence ATGAGCTCTCGCTTTGTCGTCGGCATCGACCTGGGCACGACCAACAGCGCGCTGGCCTACGTGGACACCGGCGCCGGCAAGGACGCGAAGGTGACGCCCTTTCCGATTCCGCAAGTCGTAACGCCCGGAGCGGTCGAGGAGCGGCCGCTCCTGCCGTCGTTCCTGTACCTGCCCGGCGACGGCGAGCAGCCGGCCGGCGCGCTCAAGCTCCCGTGGGACGCCCGGAGGGGGGCGCAGGGGGAACCCGCGGGGGGTTCCCCCTCCAAAGACCGCGACTACTGTGTGGGCGAGTTCGCCCGCGCGTTCGGGTCGCAGGTGCCGACGCGGCTGGTCGCGTCCGCGAAGTCGTGGCTGTGCCACCCCAACGTCGATCGCAAGGCGCCGATCCTCCCGCACCGCGCGCCCGACACCGGCGCGCGGAAGGTGTCGCCGGTGGACGCCACCACGCGCTACCTGAAGCACATCGCGGAGGCGTGGAATTACCAGATCGCCAAGGACGTGACCGCCAATCGACTTGAGGCGCAGGACATCGTGCTGACGGTGCCCGCGTCGTTCGACGCGGCGGCGCGCGAGCTGACGGTGGAGGCCGCCCGCGCCGCCGGGTTCGAGAACCTCACGCTGCTCGAGGAACCGCAGGCCGCGTTCTACGCGTGGCTCGACCGCGCCGGCGACGATTGGCGCAAGCAGGTGTCCGTGGGCGAGTTGGTGCTGGTCGCGGACGTCGGCGGCGGCACCACCGACTTCACGCTGATTGAGGTGGGCGAGGAGGCCGGCAACCTCGCGCTGACGCGGCTCGCCGTTGGTGACCACCTGCTGCTCGGCGGCGACAACATGGACCTGACGCTCGCGCACCACGCCGCGCAAACACTGGCCGCGAAGGGCACGAAGCTGGACGCGGGGCAGATGGTGCAGCTCACCTACGCCTGCCGCAACGCGAAAGAAGAGCTCTTCGCGCGGCCGAAGCTCCAGAGCGCCCCGGTCACGGTACTCGGTAAGGGCCGGTCGATCGTCGGCGGCACGATCAAGCACGAACTCACGCGGGCCGACGTGGAGAAGGTGCTGGTGGACGGTTTCTTCCCCGACTGCCCGCGGGACGCGACGCCGGGCGCGGGACGGAGTTCGGGTCTGCAGGAACTCGGTCTGCCCTACGTTGCGGACCCGGGCATCACGCGCCACCTTGCGTCGTTCCTCGCCCGCCAAGCGGAAGCGCTGGCCGGTCGCGAGCCCCCGGCGGGGTCCAAAAAGAAGAAAGGCGCGGAGGGGGCGGGGCTCCCGTCGGCGGTGCTGTTCAACGGCGGCGTGTTCAAGGGCGACGTGCTCCGCAACCGTTTGTTGAGCGTGCTGGGGGCGTGGTCGAAGGCGGCGAAGACCGATGCCACGCGCGAGCTGCCCGGTGCGGACCTCGACCTCGCGGTGGCGCGGGGGGCGGCGTACTACGGGCTGGTGAAGCGCGGAAAGGGCGTGCGCATCCGCGGCGGAACGGCCCGCGCGTACTACATCGGCGTGGAAACGAACATGCCCGCGGTGCCCGGCTTCGCCCCGCCGGTGAAAGCGATCTGCGTCGCCCCGTTCGGCATGGAAGAGGGGACCGAGGCCGACGTCCCCAGTTACGAGGTCGGCGTGCGGGTGGGCACGGAGGCCGAGTTCCGCTTCCTGGGCTCAACGGTCCGGCGCGACGACGCCTCCGGCACGGTGGTGGAGGAGTGGGAGGGCCAGATCGATGAACTGAGCCCCGTGAAAACCACCCTGGAAGCGAAGGGCGCGGCGGCCGGCGGTCAGGTGGTGCCCGTCCACCTGCACAGTAAGGTGACGGCGGTCGGGCAATTGGAGCTGTGGCTGCAATCCCGCGACGGCAAGCAACGGTGGAAGCTGGAATTCAACGTGCGTGAGGGGAAGTGA
- a CDS encoding IS1 family transposase, translating into MDDLSRFCCLNAHCPDHGKRNHGNLTVPARYGPNKTRVLRCRTCKARFSERKGTPLFDARLPAARVTAVLAHVAEGIGTRKTARLTGVHTNTVTRYIRRAGQHARALHDELVAFSPDDPRSAVR; encoded by the coding sequence ATGGACGACCTGAGCCGCTTCTGTTGCCTCAATGCCCATTGTCCCGACCATGGGAAACGGAACCACGGGAACCTGACCGTGCCGGCCCGTTATGGGCCGAACAAGACGCGGGTGCTCCGGTGCCGGACCTGCAAGGCCCGGTTCTCCGAGCGCAAGGGCACCCCACTGTTCGACGCCCGACTGCCGGCCGCGCGGGTGACCGCGGTTCTGGCTCACGTGGCCGAAGGGATCGGGACCCGCAAGACCGCACGGCTCACCGGGGTTCATACCAATACGGTGACCCGGTACATCCGACGGGCCGGCCAACATGCCCGCGCGTTGCACGACGAGCTCGTGGCTTTTTCCCCCGACGACCCGCGAAGTGCAGTTCGATGA
- the rho gene encoding transcription termination factor Rho, whose amino-acid sequence MSDPRNSAHGVLEMQQRGHGFLRNPARNYLPTPNDAYVPGPLISKFNLAEGVMLTGTLEPPRRGQGPRLVAVTHIEGADPKAYRRRKWDELTAVDPTKWLRLETDAEPLTTRVMDMFTPIGMGQRGLIVAPPRTGKTVLLTHVAQAVMTNHPNVHLMMLLVDERPEEVTDIKRNIVRKPADGDATAPPPVEVIASSSDQNTASHTRLAELVVERAKRLTEQGKDTLVLLDSLTRLARAYNKTSGSGRTMSGGVDSKALEVPKRLFGAARAFDEGGTLTILGTALIETGSRMDEVIFQEFKGTGNMELVLNRALAERRVYPAIDLGASGTRKEERLLPPEMLEQVTLIRRTLMQMKPVEAMESLVKQLAKTKSNAEFLGMVSKFVR is encoded by the coding sequence ATGTCTGACCCTCGCAACAGCGCGCACGGCGTGCTGGAAATGCAGCAACGCGGCCACGGGTTCCTGCGCAACCCGGCCCGGAACTACCTGCCCACGCCGAACGACGCATACGTTCCCGGCCCGCTCATCAGCAAGTTCAACCTCGCCGAAGGCGTGATGCTCACCGGCACCCTCGAACCGCCCCGCCGCGGCCAGGGGCCGCGGCTGGTGGCCGTCACGCACATCGAAGGCGCCGACCCCAAGGCATATCGCCGCCGCAAGTGGGACGAACTCACCGCCGTCGATCCGACCAAGTGGCTCCGCCTCGAGACCGACGCGGAACCACTCACGACGCGCGTGATGGACATGTTCACACCCATCGGCATGGGCCAGCGCGGCCTGATCGTCGCCCCGCCCCGCACCGGCAAGACGGTCCTGCTCACGCACGTCGCGCAAGCGGTCATGACCAACCACCCGAACGTCCACCTGATGATGCTCCTCGTGGACGAGCGGCCGGAGGAGGTCACCGATATCAAGCGGAACATCGTCCGCAAACCGGCCGACGGCGACGCCACTGCCCCGCCGCCGGTCGAGGTGATCGCGTCGAGTTCCGACCAGAACACCGCGAGCCACACCCGCCTCGCCGAACTCGTGGTGGAGCGGGCGAAGCGGCTGACCGAGCAGGGCAAGGACACGCTGGTGCTGCTCGACAGCCTGACGCGCCTGGCCCGGGCGTACAACAAGACGTCCGGGAGCGGGCGGACGATGTCCGGCGGCGTGGACTCGAAGGCGCTGGAGGTGCCCAAGCGGCTCTTCGGCGCGGCCCGCGCCTTCGACGAGGGCGGCACGCTCACCATCCTCGGCACCGCGCTCATCGAGACCGGCAGCCGCATGGACGAGGTGATCTTCCAGGAGTTCAAGGGCACCGGGAACATGGAACTGGTGCTGAACCGGGCGCTGGCGGAGCGCCGGGTGTACCCCGCGATCGATCTGGGCGCGTCGGGCACGCGGAAGGAAGAGCGGTTGCTCCCGCCGGAGATGCTGGAGCAGGTGACGCTGATCCGCCGCACCCTGATGCAGATGAAGCCGGTGGAGGCGATGGAATCGCTGGTGAAGCAGTTGGCGAAGACCAAATCGAACGCCGAGTTCCTGGGCATGGTCAGCAAGTTCGTCCGGTGA